One window of the Nicotiana tabacum cultivar K326 chromosome 4, ASM71507v2, whole genome shotgun sequence genome contains the following:
- the LOC142179979 gene encoding uncharacterized protein LOC142179979 yields MRVDDNKLEKFYDILKQLSVNIPFVEAFQEMPGFAKYLKDLITKKRTTKNEVVNVTHRQAGLRMPRTTSMRLQMVDRSIKRTLGIVEDVLVKLGKFLLPVDFAILDCAVDKEIPIIFGRPFLATGRALMDSERNEIKFRFND; encoded by the exons ATGAGAGTTGATGACAACAAACTTGAGAAATTCTATGACATTCTCAAGCAATTATCGGTGAACATCCCATTTGTGGAGGCATTTCAAGAGATGCCGGGTTTTGCTAAATACTTGAAGGACCTGATAACCAAGAAGAGAACCACCAagaatgaagtggtgaatgtgactcacCGG CAAGCGGGGTTACGTATGCCTAGGACTACAagcatgaggttgcaaatggtcGATCGTTCAATCAAAAGAACATTGGGGATTGTTGAAGATGTCCTTGTGAAACTGGGAAAGTTCCTCCTTCCTGTCGActttgctattcttgattgtgcTGTTGATAAAGAAATCCCTATCATCTTTGGGAGACCATTCCTTGCTACCGGAAGAGCACTTATGGATTCGGAACGAAATGAGATCAAGTTTCGATTTAATGATTAA